The following nucleotide sequence is from Ferruginibacter lapsinanis.
GCAATTAGTGGATAATAACCAGTTTGATACGATCTATCATGAACATTTTTCATATTTGTCTTTCTACACAGTGAAACAAATATTTGAATCTAAAGGATTGCAGATGTTTGATGTTGAAGAAATCCCAACCCACGGAGGATCATTAAGGATCTTTGCCAAACATGCAGAAGATGCATCAAAAGAGATATCTCCTAATGTAGAAGCTTTGCTAGGTAAAGAAAAAAGTAAAGGATTAGATACACTGGCATATTATGATAACTTTCAACAAAAGGCATTAAAAGTTAAATTAGATTTTACTGATTTTTTAATAGCTCAAAAGAAAGGTGGGAAAAAAGTTGCAGCTTATGGAGCGGCGGCGAAAGGAAATACTTTGCTGAATTATTGCGGAATCAAGCATGATCTGATAGATTTTGTCGTGGATGCCAATCCTAATAAGCAAAATAAATTTTTACCTGCCAGTCATATTCCTGTAGTAGATGAAACAAAGATCAAAAGTGAAAAACCTGACTTTGTGGTTATTTTTCCATGGAATATTAAAGAAGAGGTCATACAGAAATTGGCATACATAAAAGATTGGGGAGGTAAATTTGTAATTGCAATACCTGATTTGCAAATTATTTAGCATGGAAAAAATTTTAGTAACCGGTGCTACAGGATTTGTAGGTAACTATGTCATAACAGAGTTATTGAAGTTGAATTGCAAGGTGATTGCTACCTCTACCAGTGTAGAAAAAGCAACGTCATTTGAATGGTTTCAAAAAGTAACATTTGTTCCTTTTAATTTGAATGAATTCGATAATGAAATCAATTATTATGAGTTCTTTAATAAGCCGGATGCTATCATACACTTAGCATGGCAAGGGCTGCCTGATTACAAAGGAGATTTTCATATACAAAGGAATCTTCCACTACATACCGCATTTATAAAAAATCTGATTGTAAATGGGGTAAAGAATGTAACTATAACCGGCACATGTTTAGAATACGGAATGCAGGAAGGCTGCCTGTCTGAGGAGATGCCTTTAAAGCCAATGGTGCCATATGCTGTGGCAAAAAATAGTCTCAGGGAGTATATAGAATCATTAAAGAAAGAATTTCGTTTTT
It contains:
- a CDS encoding class I SAM-dependent methyltransferase, whose amino-acid sequence is MKCRFCKTELEHVFVDLINSPASNSFLTGEQLNEPETFFPLKVYTCHKCFLVQVDEYKKSDAIFDSSYVYFSSFSSSWLQHAKNYTEMMTKRFGYTDKSLVIEIASNDGYLLQYFKQNNIPVLGIEPTANTAAAAKEKGVDSVIDFFGVSLAEKLVAKGTKADLLLGNNVLAHVPDILDFVGGMKVILKEDGVITMEFPHLMQLVDNNQFDTIYHEHFSYLSFYTVKQIFESKGLQMFDVEEIPTHGGSLRIFAKHAEDASKEISPNVEALLGKEKSKGLDTLAYYDNFQQKALKVKLDFTDFLIAQKKGGKKVAAYGAAAKGNTLLNYCGIKHDLIDFVVDANPNKQNKFLPASHIPVVDETKIKSEKPDFVVIFPWNIKEEVIQKLAYIKDWGGKFVIAIPDLQII